From the genome of Numenius arquata chromosome 9, bNumArq3.hap1.1, whole genome shotgun sequence:
gaagaaggaaaaaaataaagtccccTCCTTCCCTGGCATTTCCTAGATTCAAGGGTGAGAATTGCCTTTCCTGAGTATGGAAAAACATATAAACTGCAGCTGGAAACCTGGAGCCGAAATTTCTGTGCTACCATTCATATAAACTTATTTTGGACCTCACTGCAGTCAATGCATCTTCTTACACTAGGAGGCATACATGAGAGTTTCCACATGGAGACCACGACACTGTCATCTTTAATGATCTATCTAGGCCATATGAATATCTTGATCCATGAAGCAGAGGACATCTGCATCCCAGTGTACACCAATGACTGTCTAACATTTGTCCACCCTTATCATAGACTCCTTCTTCTTTGGTTTCACTCCACAAGTCTTCTCACCTAGGTAAAGCACCTGGCATGGTGAAGTGTGGTTCTGTAATAGTGCTTTTGGCCTGGTacttgaagaaataatttcaaaaactttaaatttgcataaattaattaggatttttttaaagcctcgACTTTATGCAAGTCAcaattaaaatgcttaaaactTACTGCATAATCCGTTATCGCAAGCATTAGGGCAATCACCGCAGGGTGCTCCTTCTTTGTAGGGCTTTGGAATTGAACTTATGAAATTCCCCCTGAAACATCAACATTACCAACATGAGCTATAAAGTCACTGTACCATATCTGAGAATAAAACTTAATTATAAGGGTGCATGCATATATTAATTTGCACTCAGTCTTTGGTTATATGTGAAACAATTTTTATATATGCGTTGGCGTTTATCTAgaaaggttttggtagtggggtggaggggaatttgcaggggtggcctctgtgagaagacacGAGAAGCTGTCCCTGTTTCAGACAAAGCCAATTTGTACCCGCTACTGAGCCAAACTGCTGAGGGATCTCTCTGTCCTTGACTCACGaactttttgttgtattttctctcacTTTGTCCTGTTGAGGTGGGTGGTGGTGACAAAGTAGCTCAGTGGGCTACTGGTGGCCAGCCAGGGTCAGGCCACCACAATATATTACAATGTgaatgtgaaaattaattttaggatTTTTAGGCAAATgaaatttaatctgaaaataagtgtcacttttatgtgttttatgtttttttttgtttgataatTCTTTTAATGAATATGTTTCTATCTTTTTGTATTCCTTATACACTCTTCACACCTGTTCCTCAGCTATGGATAATGTGCTCTGTTACAAATTTCACTATCTCCTGACTAATTTTGATAACATAATAAGAAGTTCCAGAGTCAGAATTAGTACGTACGCAGGGCAGTAGTGGCAGACTTGAAAATACTTGTATTTACTGTTGGGACAGAAAGCGATAGCACATCCAATTTGATAAGAATTGTACCAAACCACCTGTAGGTATAAGAATAAAATCATGagagaatgaaaaatatatatatatgaaaatcatTTAAGTACAATATGCATTAAATAAACATTTGCAAACAAATCAAGCCACTCTATTAAACCTTTATAATAAAATAGAATTGTCACTTTGCTGGaaaaactttttaatttccttgttttcatcCCCAAATCAAAAAACATTTAGGATATAATGATAATTTatcatacacatatataaaacatATGAGTTAAACTGTCTCAATTATATATGTTTTCATTCAATTAAAACTGTTGAAGAAGATGTAGGAATTATAATGTAAAATTTTTTATCCTGTGGTTCATGCAGGTGAACAAAGGAGGTTATCATAAGCCATTGTCCAACTAAAAACTCTCTGAGTCAATGGAACTCTGTAACAAACCTATTTATATCTCCTTCCTGATACTTTAATAACCCTGTTCTTGCAGCGTCTGAGCAATTTTTAGATGTTATACAAACAAATAAGCTTCTTCTCTTCGTTTCTTCCTTAAGTTTTGAAATACCAGTATCTTTACTCTGTAAAGACGCTTAgcctattattttcattttaattctgtTACTTTGAAAGCTTTCTTCTTGTTTGTCAGAATAACTCTCATGCCTCCATTGTGTTTATTCTCTTTAAATATAATGAGAGGGTAAATGTTGCTTATCTAGCATATAGGTATTTATTTATCCAGTCTGAAATATAAAAAAGTTGCATCTACCTGAGTGTAATGGCCAATCACAGCGCCTTGTGTTTTTGCTCCAATTCCATATTCGAAATGTTTCTTCTCATTGTACCAGGCCTGAATAGCGTCTGACCATGGGAAGGGGGCGGTTGACATGAAAAGGTTTTCACCACATGGTACAGCTGAAAAGAGAAAGGTACTCAGAAATGCATAAAAGATATATGTgtgaaaaaaagacagcaaaaggtGGTACTATTTCCATGGAAGTTCTCATCCCAGGTGGAACAGGAGagtgttggtgtttttttccagttcagtgaCATCACTCTTTGTCAATACTGAAGTTGTCACTTGACCAGTTTGCAGCATGGCCAGCCTGTTTGGCTACTAGTTTGGTTGTTGATAGACCTTCTGCATGTCTGCAGATATTTTGTCCCAGGCACCAACAAAATTACATTGAATATAAACGGCATctcaaagaaaacccaacaaaaaccaaccaaacacaccaaacaaaaaacaaactggtCACATCACTAACATGTATGACATTATTCAGTTAGCACTCATGCTTCACTTACTGGTTGTCCTCATGTTAATAGGACTGTGACTTAAAGTACATCGATCAGCCCATTTTTGGGCATTCTTTGCAGCCGAAGGACTCCATTCcttaatgaaagaagaaaatattagtCATTCAGACACTTACCAATTAATAACCCCTCATGAAGGAACAACATTTGGAAATTACACTTCAAATCAGAAAACATAATATTCaaaattcttttcttcccctttttgggAGCATTGGGGGTAGGAACAAAGTCACTATGTACCCAGGAGAATAGAAACTGTAAAGACTGATGAAGAATGcaccagaaagaaatgaaaaataccatgGCTCCTccatatcctttttcttttccttcaaaagaaagaaatattattgtTCATACACCACAAaattttccagactttttttcccacctgtccAGCTTTATGTTTCTCTTGGTGCTGGCCGTGCTCAATCCTTAAGAAAGGTCTGGAGAGTGAATTTGTAGCTAAATAAAATAATGTGACCTTGCAGACAGTCCTGTATCTCTCATAGAGTGCATTACCcatgaaaaacagatttacaGCACGCAACTTACCATCTTCAACATGTTGCTGGCAGTTGGTTTTACTCCTCTCCTGAGGCTATTATGTTTGTCAACAATCACCTTTTGCTGATCTGCTCTGCTAGTTGACAGAGCATCGAAACTTGCAGGTTCCTAAATTGAAAGAACATGTTATATTCCTTTTACATTTGAATGTAACTAAATCCTGAATCTTGTCTAGGAAATCTTAAAATATCAGGATACTAATATCAACCACAAAGATCATCCTTGTGATGGAGGAGGTACTATGGTACACTTTGTCTCCTAGGTATCTCCAAGGGTGCGTCCAGCATTTCCACAGCTTAGCAGTAATAACACTCATTCCTGCATCATATCTGCCAACCCTCTGTGGATGGCTGAGATATCCTGTAATGTCTCGTGTACCTGTAGATTCTTAAATTTAGGCAACTGAATAAGActtattttactattattatagTTTCCTTCATAAGGTTTGGAGGAAACAGGATCTAAAAATCAGCTGAAGATACAGATGTGCTTACGATGTGTTCCCTTTCTTCAGTAATTTAAATGTGCCTATCAATGCTTTTTTATTGAAGGAACCTGCGGTTTAATCACAGGATAGTCACAGACCTCTTGTTCATCAGGACACTCCACTGAACAAAAAAGCGTGCCTATGTTTTTCATGCCTTACTTTTTCTTCTACTCCTGCCAAAACTGATAGCATTTCTCATAGTTTcatgtgttttttaattaaaaaatacccATGTGAAGAACTCAGCCTCCCTTTTACAACCATTCTCACTAGACTGcagcacagagagcagaaatTGAAAAATTAGGGGGAAATGTAGTCAAGCCTTCAGTCACATGAGTGTTTCTTAAACAGAAGTAATAAAACTCAGACTTCAGACTGAgtatgggttggaaggaaccACTCTAAGTGTGTGCTGAGTCTGTTCGTTTGGCTGTTTGAGGGATAAAAAAGTGATACATGTTGAGAGGATGGGACTTTAGCAAAGGGACAGGCAGTTATGTCAGGACCTGTAGgataagaaaaggagaaactCAGGTAACTGTTGTCTGTGAAACTATGGGGAATTAATAGGAAGAGGGCTGGATCTTCAGGAGATCCAGATTGCAGGATCTGTGTATAAGAGCTTCTTGAAAATATAGATGAAAatatgaacatatttttaaaaatatatttatggacATATTTTCATCAACATATGAACAAATAGAAATATGACCCAACTCGTAAGTAACACTGACTTTATAGATGGTTTAATGTGCAAGTGTGGAACCAGTCTACTGCTCTGAAATCAAATAGACTTCAAGGATAAATGCTTTCCAGACCCTAGATCTCTAATCAGACTCTTTCCACGTCTCATCAGTGTGCACAGGAAAAGCCATATTCAGTCAGACCATCAGCAACTGGGATCCCACCCAGATTTTCTGAGTACAAAGCATGGATCTTACCACTCCAGTGGATGGAGACAGCACAGCTGCAAGACACAGGAACACCACTGGCAGAATCATCTCTGAAAAGGGGAGAAtgaggatttaatttattttttacagagCTCTTATTTCTCTGAATACACAGTGCATCTTTCTTTTGTGTATTTCCTGGCTTTTTCTCAATTAGCAAGGTAatgctttctttctctcctcctgctctcctcctcccatt
Proteins encoded in this window:
- the LOC141468306 gene encoding serotriflin-like, with the translated sequence MILPVVFLCLAAVLSPSTGVEPASFDALSTSRADQQKVIVDKHNSLRRGVKPTASNMLKMEWSPSAAKNAQKWADRCTLSHSPINMRTTTVPCGENLFMSTAPFPWSDAIQAWYNEKKHFEYGIGAKTQGAVIGHYTQVVWYNSYQIGCAIAFCPNSKYKYFQVCHYCPAGNFISSIPKPYKEGAPCGDCPNACDNGLCTNPCKYQDFFGNCRNLKILFGCNHSLVKEKCPATCRCTTQII